One genomic window of Litoribacterium kuwaitense includes the following:
- a CDS encoding DUF5054 domain-containing protein, translating to MRSLTHDPKRIHVVFKTHLDIGYTDLEQNVIQRYMTDFFPKAIEAAEHFAEHSHSDAFIWSTGSWLIDYALKHGKEDEKAAIVQAIEKGHLAWHALPFTFHTELLDPELLDYSLNISKTLDQRFGRQTIAAKMTDVPGHTRSMVTHLAKAGIKYLHIGVNPSSHVPHVPELFLWRNQDGSEIVVQYSNDYGDSLQVEGLEDVLYFAHTHDNHGPSSVKQIEDEFNRLRKAYPNADIAASTMDQYAEKVWAIKDSLPVVEEEIGDTWIHGTSTDPYKLAAYRALLRLKSKWLQEGSLSPSDEEYVAFCDELMMIPEHTWGVDIKRYLADYAHYDKDDFQAARRRGKTDVSANPMIYRFLEENSRAEINEMFGEEAQAKLESRSFQIMEKSWQDQRDHLTKAVNALQGDRKQEAEAALEALQPKKAKIEHAKDLVSQQTYTLGLFQVTFAEDGSIIGLQDKNGKNWASDKNRLGQFIYDTYAQEDYDRWYREYHRHWGQTHFWVVGDFGKPGMDLTNDWVERQSFTPKLVSLTHSSTAENDIVVAKVSFPEKAYGQMGAPREVEIEYTFPAATTTVEMTCKWFGKDAHRLPEASWLTFNPVVDNCNLWKLDKLGQAVSPLEVVKGGNRNMHAVNQGVDYRGADGEVAIEMLDTAIVCPGERRLLQFDHSFASLTGGIHVNLHNNVWGTNFPAWYEGDALSRFKLRFTS from the coding sequence GTGAGAAGCTTGACACACGATCCTAAGCGAATTCATGTCGTTTTTAAAACACATCTTGATATTGGCTATACTGACCTTGAGCAAAATGTCATTCAGCGTTATATGACAGACTTTTTCCCGAAAGCCATTGAGGCAGCTGAACACTTTGCAGAACACTCGCATAGCGATGCATTTATTTGGTCAACCGGTTCATGGCTGATCGACTATGCCTTGAAGCACGGGAAAGAAGACGAAAAAGCAGCCATTGTACAAGCCATTGAAAAAGGTCATTTAGCCTGGCATGCGCTTCCATTTACATTCCATACAGAGCTGTTAGACCCCGAGCTGTTAGACTATAGCTTAAATATATCTAAAACATTAGATCAACGCTTTGGCAGACAAACCATTGCTGCCAAAATGACTGACGTACCAGGACATACGCGGTCAATGGTTACCCATTTGGCTAAGGCTGGCATTAAATATCTACATATCGGTGTCAACCCCTCTAGTCACGTCCCTCACGTCCCAGAATTATTCTTATGGAGAAATCAGGACGGTTCTGAAATCGTCGTTCAATATAGCAATGATTACGGTGACTCTTTACAAGTCGAAGGTCTTGAGGACGTACTATACTTTGCCCATACACATGACAACCACGGCCCTTCTTCGGTAAAGCAGATTGAAGATGAATTTAATCGTCTACGCAAAGCTTATCCAAATGCAGACATTGCAGCATCGACGATGGATCAATATGCAGAAAAAGTTTGGGCAATAAAAGATTCATTGCCTGTCGTCGAGGAAGAAATCGGAGACACGTGGATTCATGGTACATCAACAGATCCTTATAAGCTGGCAGCGTACCGTGCTTTGCTACGCTTAAAATCAAAATGGCTTCAGGAAGGATCCCTCTCCCCTTCAGATGAAGAATATGTTGCCTTTTGCGATGAACTTATGATGATCCCGGAGCACACTTGGGGTGTGGATATTAAGAGATACTTAGCCGATTATGCACATTACGACAAAGATGATTTCCAAGCAGCTCGCAGACGTGGCAAGACCGATGTCAGCGCAAACCCAATGATTTATCGTTTTCTCGAAGAAAACTCACGGGCAGAAATCAACGAGATGTTTGGTGAGGAAGCACAAGCAAAGCTTGAATCACGTTCCTTTCAGATCATGGAAAAGTCGTGGCAAGACCAACGAGATCACTTAACAAAAGCCGTCAATGCTCTTCAAGGTGACCGAAAGCAAGAAGCAGAGGCTGCCCTCGAAGCCTTGCAACCGAAAAAAGCGAAGATAGAGCATGCGAAAGACCTTGTCAGTCAGCAAACGTATACTTTAGGTCTCTTCCAAGTTACCTTTGCCGAAGACGGTTCAATCATTGGTTTACAAGATAAAAACGGAAAGAACTGGGCTAGCGACAAAAACCGGCTTGGTCAATTTATATATGATACTTATGCACAGGAGGATTATGACCGTTGGTACCGTGAATACCATAGGCATTGGGGGCAAACTCATTTTTGGGTCGTCGGTGATTTTGGTAAGCCGGGAATGGACTTAACGAACGATTGGGTGGAGCGCCAATCCTTCACACCGAAGCTCGTGTCTCTGACTCACTCATCGACTGCGGAGAACGATATCGTCGTAGCCAAAGTCTCGTTTCCAGAAAAGGCTTATGGACAGATGGGGGCACCTCGAGAAGTTGAGATTGAATACACATTTCCAGCGGCTACGACAACCGTTGAGATGACATGTAAATGGTTTGGTAAAGATGCCCACCGCTTGCCGGAAGCTTCTTGGCTCACGTTTAACCCTGTCGTAGACAATTGTAACCTTTGGAAGCTTGATAAACTCGGACAAGCTGTCTCTCCTCTCGAAGTCGTTAAAGGCGGAAACCGCAATATGCACGCCGTCAATCAAGGGGTGGATTACCGAGGCGCGGATGGCGAAGTTGCCATTGAGATGCTAGACACGGCCATCGTCTGTCCTGGCGAAAGAAGGCTACTCCAATTCGACCATTCTTTTGCGTCGCTAACTGGCGGGATACATGTCAATTTGCATAATAACGTTTGGGGAACGAACTTCCCGGCATGGTACGAAGGAGATGCGCTCTCTCGCTTTAAGCTGAGGTTCACTTCTTAA